The Melospiza georgiana isolate bMelGeo1 chromosome 26, bMelGeo1.pri, whole genome shotgun sequence genome window below encodes:
- the PCSK4 gene encoding proprotein convertase subtilisin/kexin type 4 yields the protein MAARPGPGPALALSLFPVLVALLVVAASASPGPARPPRVYLSSWAVRVAAGLRDARDLARRHGLLYLGQVMEGEPFYHFSHRGTRQRALSRHWGWHMRLSRDPQVLWFEQQTLKRRSRRGAHGMPRSSVVPTDPWFPKQWYMNNDIHPDLNILTAWSRGYTGLGVVLTVLDDGLEKDHPDLAANYDPLASYDFNSNDPDPQPRYSDSDKNWHGTRCAGEVAAVANNGICGAGVAYNAKIGGVRMLDGSIMDIVEAQALSLQPQYIHIYSASWGPEDDGRTVDGPGVLAAAAFHKGVVQGRGGLGSIFIWASGNGGTNYDNCNCDGYTNSIYTVSVGSVLGDGHRPLYSESCPAILTTTYSSRTTSKVQIVTTDLHHRCTDKHTGTSASAPLAAGMVALALEANPALTWRDLQHLIIRASRPAHLQAEDWAENGVGRRVSHYYGYGLLDAGLLVQEAMTWTGTRPQEKCSVQAIQVPRDISSKLVISADASSCSKSIRSLEHVQVQLSLSYSRRGDLVVALSSPMGTTSTLVTVRPYDTSQDGYQDWTFMSTHFWDENPKGIWTLQLENRGDAENTGQLTAFILHLHGTDEDMPARRSAATATDECLRRDKQGACEDCGSSLYIHHGSCLSYCPPRYYGRSRSASPRGAALVCASCHPSCYTCQGSWANNCTSCPSGHTFQDITHTCQEPAEGSPSPARLRRDLVVVTVLACSSLVLAGVLYPTYRVGFRAGKGALCCPRARRTV from the exons ATGGCGGCTcggcccgggcccggcccggcgctggCGCTGTCGCTGTTCCCGGTGCTGGTGGCGCTGCTCGTGGTGGCCGCCAGCGCCTCTCCGGGCCCCGCCAGGCCCCCCCGCGTCTACctgagcagctgggctgtgcgggtggcggcggggctgcgggacGCTCGGGACTTGGCCCGCCGGCACGGGCTGCTCTACCTGGGTCAG GTGATGGAGGGAGAGCCCTTCTACCACTTCAGCCACCGTGGCACCAGGCAGAGAGCCCTGAGCAGGCACTGGGGGTGGCACATGCGGCTCTCCAGGGACCCCCAG GTGCTGTGGTTTGAGCAGCAGACGCTGAAGAGGCGCTCCAGGAGAGGTGCCCACGGTATGCCACGCTCCAGCGTGGTGCCCACGGATCCCTGGTTCCCCAAGCAGTGGTACATG AACAACGACATCCACCCTGACCTGAACATCCTCACGGCGTGGAGCAGAGGCTACACGGGGCTGGGGGTGGTGCTGACTGTGCTGGATGATGGGCTGGAGAAGGATCATCCCGACCTGGCTGCCAACTAC GACCCGCTGGCAAGTTACGACTTCAACAGCAACGACCCCGATCCGCAGCCCCGATACAGCGACAGCGACAAGAACTG GCACGGGACACGCTGTGCAGGGGAAGTGGCAGCTGTGGCCAACAATGGCATCTGTGGGGCAGGCGTCGCCTACAACGCCAAAATCGGAG GTGTGAGGATGCTGGACGGCTCCATCATGGACATAGTGGAGGCCCAggccctgagcctgcagcccCAGTACATCCACATCTACAGTGCCAGCTGGGGCCCTGAGGATGATGGCAGGACGGTGGATGGGCCTGGAGTCCTGGCTGCGGCCGCTTTCCACAAAGGAGTCGTCCAA GGACGGGGTGGGCTCGGCTCCATCTTCATCTGGGCCTCAGGCAATGGTGGCACCAACTACGACAACTGCAACTGCGACGGGTACACCAACAGCATCTACACGGTGTCGGTGGGCAGCGTGCTGGGCGACGGGCACCGGCCCCTCTACAGCGAGAGCTGCCCTGCCATCCTCACCACCACCTACAGCAGCAGGACCACCAGCAAGGTGCAGATT gtGACCACGGACCTGCACCACCGCTGCACAGACAAACACACGGGCACCTCAGCCTCGGCCCCGCTGGCTGCAGGAATGGTGGCCCTGGCACTGGAGGCCAA cccagccctgacctGGCGTGACCTGCAGCACCTGATCATCAGGGCCTCCAGACCCGCTCACCTGCAGGCAGAGGACTGGGCCGAGAACGGCGTCGGGCGCAGGG TGAGCCACTACTACGGCTATGGGCTGCTGGACGCGGggctgctggtgcaggaggCCATGACGTGGACAGGGACCCGGCCACAGGAGAAGTGCTCAGTCCAGGCCATCCAGGTCCCCAG GGACATCAGCTCCAAGCTCGTCATCTCCGCGGatgcctcctcctgctccaagAGCATCCGCTCCCTGGAGCACGTCCAGGTGCAGCTGTCACTGAGCTACAGCCGCAGGGGGGACCTGGTGgtggccctgagcagccccatgGGCACCACGTCCACGCTGGTGACAGTGCG cccctaCGACACCAGCCAGGACGGCTACCAGGACTGGACCTTCATGTCCACTCACTTCTGGGATGAGAACCCCAAGGGGATCTGgaccctgcagctggagaacaGGGGTGATGCTGAGAACACAG GCCAGCTGACCGCCTTCATCCTGCACCTGCATGGCACAGATGAGGACATGCCAGCCCGGCGCTCCGCAGCCACTGCCACCGATGAGTGCCTCAGGAGGGACAAGCAGGGAGCCTGTGAGG actgtggcagctccctgtaCATCCACCACGGCTCCTGCCTGTCCTACTGCCCCCCGCGCTACTACGGCCGGAGccgcagtgccagccccaggggcgCTGCCCTGGTGTGTGCCAGCTGCCACCCCTCCTGCTACacctgccagggctcctgggcCAACAACTGCACGTCCTGTCCCTCGGGCCACACCTTCCAGGACATCACCCACACGTGCCAGGAGCCCGCAGAGGGCTCGCCCAGCCCGGCCAGGCTGCGCAGGGACCTGGTGGTTGTCACTGtcctggcctgcagcagcctggttCTGGCAGGGGTGCTCTACCCCACCTACAGGGTGGGTTTCCGTGCTGGCAAAggtgccctgtgctgtccccgGGCCAGGAGGACAGTGTGA
- the ADAMTSL5 gene encoding ADAMTS-like protein 5 — protein sequence MPAGPGSPPLPAAAAPSRDGAAATRPTRGGMAGRGRGGGSDPHAAGRWRLLLLAWLSLVGTAQDPALGTPARVPEPPAPARPQGTWGSWGPWSSCSSSCGDGVALRSRRCLRSSEEQPCPGDPRQYRLCPLQGCPAGSVPFRAMQCSLYDNRPVLGTSARYRWVPFHGAPNLCDLNCLAEGHNFYYSFGRVLDGTRCSPGSPDLCVGGRCLSVGCDGILGSGPDACGHCGGGHGSCVLVHRLFQGSDPSSGYLGYVNVTKIPAGATNIKVTDKSRNYLALMASDGRYVLNGDWAIAWPGPYEAAGTLLTYDRAPDGTESLEAPGPTLEDLHVMVLLQEPNPGIEYQFWLPRGHPQLGRGDTSALRQPQPRGAGSPPPPEPPQPPEPPRPRGLATEPPPRSPPGRSQDGDTAGRCGRCRPPKGRSQRIRHFCQSDFVFRGRILARRSVGRETRYEVAVQARYRQRFPLVAREYLWVPSTCGCPALLEGAEYVLMARRHVNHEHTLNRVLLPPDGYARPWTAREARLVREAARHCPHPRPP from the exons ATGCCCGCTGGCCCCGGGTcccccccgctccccgccgccgccgcgccgagCCGGGACGGAGCCGCCGCGACGCGGCCGACGAGGGGCGGCATGGCCGGGAGGGGCCGTGGGGGCGGCTCGGACCCCCACGCTGCCGG GCGCtggcggctgctgctgctggcctggctcagCCTGGTGGGCACGGCACAg gacccagccctggggacaccagcgAGGGTCCCCGAGCCCCCGGCCCCTGCTCGGCCCCaggggacctgggggtcctggggaccctggagctcctgctccagctcctgtgggGACGGGGTCGCCCTGCGCAGCCGGCGGTGCCTGCG GAGCAGCGAGGAGCAGCCGTGCCCGGGGGACCCGCGGCAGTACCGGCTCTGCCCGCTCCAG GGCTGCCCCGCCGGTTCCGTGCCCTTCCGGGCCATGCAGTGCTCGCTCTACGACAACCGGCCCGTGCTGGGCACCTCCGCCCGCTACCGCTGGGTGCCCTTCCACGGAG CCCCAAACCTCTGCGACCTCAACTGCCTGGCCGAGGGACACAATTTCTACTACAGCTTCGGCCGGGTGCTGGACGGGACGCgctgcagccccggctcccCGGACCTGTGCGTCGGCGGGCGCTGCCTG AGCGTGGGCTGTGACGGGATCCTGGGCTCGGGCCCCGACGCCTGCGGGCACTGCGGCGGCGGCCACGGCTCGTGTGTGCTGGTGCACCGGCTGTTCCAGGGCTCCGACCCCTCCTCCG GATATTTGGGGTATGTGAACGTCACCAAGATCCCGGCTGGGGCCACCAACATCAAAGTGACAGACAAGAGCCGCAATTACCTGG CGCTGATGGCGAGCGACGGCCGCTACGTCCTCAACGGCGACTGGGCCATCGCGTGGCCGGGGCCCTACGAGGCCGCCGGGACCCTCCTGACCTACGACCGGGCCCCCGACGGCACCGAGAGCCTGGAGGCGCCCGGACCCACCCTCGAGGACCTGCACGTGATG gtgctgctgcaggagcccaacCCCGGCATCGAGTACCAGTTCTGGCTGCCCCGCGGGCACCCGCAGCTCGGCCGCGGGGACACGAGCGCCCTGCGGCAGCCGCAGCCCCGCGGGGCCGGCAGCCCCCCGCCCCCGGagcccccgcagcccccggaGCCCCCACGGCCCCGGGGCTTGGCCACGGAGCCACCGCCGAGGAGCCCCCCGGGCCGCAGCCAGGATGGGGATACCGCAG GGCGCTGCGGGAGGTGCCGCCCGCCCAAGGGGCGCTCGCAGCGCATCCGGCACTTCTGCCAGAGCGACTTCG TGTTCCGCGGGCGGATCCTGGCTCGGCGCTCGGTGGGGCGGGAGACGCGCTACGAGGTGGCGGTGCAGGCGCGGTACCGGCAGCGCTTCCCGCTGGTGGCCCGCGAGTACCTGTGGGTGCCCAGCACCTGCGGCTGCCCCGCGCTGCTCGAGGGAGCCGAGTACGTGCTGATGGCGCGGCGCCACGTGAACCACGAGCACACCCTGAACCGCGTCCTGCTGCCCCCCGACGGCTACGCCCGGCCCTGGACGGCCCGCGAGGCGCGGCTGGTGCGGGAGGCGGCGCGGCACTGCCCGCACCCCCGGCCGCCCTga